Proteins encoded by one window of Streptomyces sp. NBC_01477:
- a CDS encoding glycoside hydrolase family 35 protein, with protein MGGTPPARHIASPPAPALLSYPHGELLRDGRPHRILAGSLHYFRVHPAQWADRLERLAAMGLNTVDTYVAWNVHEQRRGQLRFDGGRDLGHFFDLAQDAGLDVIVRPGPYICAEWDNGGLPAWLTGLAGMRPRSSYRPYLDEVARWFDTLMPQITAAQAAFGGPVVAVQVENEYGSYGDDRGHLEWLRDALTARGVGELLYTADGPTALMQDGGSLPGTLATATFGSGPEAAAGLLRARRAGEPFMCAEFWNGWFDHWGEPHHIRSVDSAGSTLAGILDAGGSVSVYMAHGGTNFGLGSGANHDGTRLQPTVTSYDSDAPVAENGALSPKFFRIRELLLAATGAAPRPLPADPALLAPRALRPVPGAGLLDGLAALAPAADWPHPPSFEELGQPSGLLLYRSRPLVPAGTHDLTVHGLHDRAQVFADGAPLGVLDRETGTLPLTGTGQRVRLDLLVENQGRINYGPLLGQGKGILGGVRIGPRLVHTWTVHGLPLDEWSRDDVARAPAAAPPSGSCGFATARLDLDTPADTFLALPGFGKGFVWVNGTLLGRHWEIGPQLTLYVPAPLLTPGRNTVTVLELERFGDRIELRDRPELGPPEEYVETFD; from the coding sequence ATGGGCGGGACGCCGCCGGCGCGGCACATTGCGTCGCCTCCAGCGCCGGCCCTGCTGTCGTACCCGCACGGCGAACTGCTGCGCGACGGACGCCCGCACCGGATCCTCGCCGGGTCGCTGCACTACTTCCGGGTCCACCCGGCGCAATGGGCCGACCGTCTGGAGCGCCTGGCGGCCATGGGCCTGAACACCGTGGACACCTACGTCGCGTGGAATGTCCACGAACAGCGCCGGGGACAGCTCCGCTTCGACGGCGGGCGCGACCTCGGGCACTTCTTCGACCTCGCGCAGGACGCCGGCCTCGATGTGATCGTCCGCCCGGGTCCGTACATCTGCGCGGAGTGGGACAACGGCGGGCTGCCCGCCTGGCTGACGGGCCTGGCGGGAATGCGCCCGCGCTCGTCGTACCGCCCCTACCTCGACGAGGTGGCGCGCTGGTTCGACACACTGATGCCGCAGATCACCGCGGCCCAGGCGGCGTTCGGCGGGCCGGTGGTCGCGGTGCAGGTGGAGAACGAGTACGGCAGCTACGGCGACGACCGCGGCCATCTGGAGTGGCTGCGCGACGCGCTGACCGCGCGGGGCGTCGGCGAACTGCTCTACACCGCCGACGGACCGACCGCGCTGATGCAGGACGGCGGCAGTCTGCCCGGCACCCTGGCCACGGCGACCTTCGGTTCTGGGCCGGAGGCCGCGGCCGGGCTGCTGCGGGCGCGGCGGGCCGGGGAGCCGTTCATGTGCGCCGAGTTCTGGAACGGCTGGTTCGACCACTGGGGCGAGCCGCACCACATACGGTCGGTGGACAGCGCGGGCAGCACGCTCGCCGGCATCCTGGACGCCGGCGGCTCGGTGAGCGTCTACATGGCGCACGGCGGCACCAACTTCGGTCTCGGCTCCGGCGCCAACCACGACGGCACCCGGCTCCAGCCCACCGTGACCAGCTACGACTCCGACGCCCCGGTCGCCGAGAACGGCGCCCTGAGCCCGAAGTTCTTCCGGATCCGCGAGCTGCTGCTCGCGGCGACCGGCGCCGCACCCCGCCCGTTGCCCGCCGATCCGGCGCTGCTGGCGCCCCGTGCACTCCGGCCGGTCCCGGGCGCGGGCCTGCTCGACGGGCTGGCCGCGCTGGCGCCCGCCGCCGACTGGCCGCACCCGCCGAGCTTCGAGGAACTGGGCCAGCCGTCGGGCCTGCTGCTCTACCGGTCCCGCCCCCTGGTGCCCGCGGGCACGCACGACCTCACGGTGCACGGGCTGCACGACCGCGCCCAGGTCTTCGCCGACGGTGCGCCGCTCGGCGTGCTCGACCGGGAGACCGGCACCCTGCCGCTGACCGGCACCGGGCAGCGGGTCCGGCTCGACCTGCTGGTGGAGAACCAGGGCCGGATCAACTACGGCCCGCTGCTCGGCCAGGGCAAGGGCATCCTGGGCGGTGTGCGGATCGGGCCGCGCCTGGTCCACACCTGGACGGTGCACGGGCTGCCGCTCGACGAATGGTCGCGGGACGACGTGGCCCGCGCCCCGGCCGCGGCGCCGCCGTCGGGCAGCTGCGGCTTCGCGACCGCGCGGCTCGACCTCGACACCCCCGCCGACACCTTCCTGGCGCTGCCGGGCTTCGGCAAGGGCTTCGTCTGGGTCAACGGGACGCTGCTGGGCCGCCACTGGGAGATCGGCCCGCAGCTGACCCTCTACGTGCCGGCGCCGCTGCTGACTCCGGGCCGCAACACCGTGACGGTGCTGGAACTCGAACGCTTCGGCGACCGGATCGAGCTGCGCGACCGGCCGGAGCTGGGGCCGCCGGAGGAATACGTCGAGACCTTCGACTGA
- a CDS encoding LacI family DNA-binding transcriptional regulator has product MKQREGARPPGMADVARVAGVSAQTVSRALAGHPNVQDATRAKVLAAVEQLGYRKNTAAGTLSSGRSRTIGVVTLQTGFFARTALTVGVERAARDAGYAVSTATTASLDPASVEDALLRLADQQVEGVVLAVPLIRVSRRIEQLTAAVPTVAVDGSRTPATDIVAVDQSGAARLAVNHLLDLGHATVWHVAGPGEWLDAASRSRGWRAALDAAGASVPPELAGDWSPDSGYRAGLILGRIPEVTAVFVASDEMAFGVIRALRELGRRVPEDISVVGVDDIALAAYCSPPLTTVAQPFDRMGALAVAHLLRHVAEPAAPPAPVSVEPALVVRSSTAPVRGS; this is encoded by the coding sequence ATGAAGCAGCGGGAAGGTGCCCGGCCGCCGGGGATGGCCGATGTGGCACGGGTCGCGGGCGTGTCCGCGCAGACCGTCTCCAGGGCGCTGGCCGGGCATCCGAATGTGCAGGACGCGACCCGGGCGAAGGTGCTCGCGGCCGTCGAGCAACTGGGGTACCGCAAGAACACCGCGGCCGGGACGCTGTCGTCGGGGCGCAGCCGCACCATCGGTGTGGTGACCCTCCAGACCGGCTTCTTCGCCCGCACCGCCCTGACCGTCGGTGTCGAACGCGCCGCCAGGGACGCGGGTTACGCGGTGAGCACCGCGACCACCGCCTCCCTCGACCCGGCCTCGGTCGAGGACGCCCTGCTGCGGCTCGCCGACCAGCAGGTGGAGGGGGTCGTGCTGGCCGTGCCGCTGATCCGGGTCAGCCGCCGGATCGAGCAGCTGACCGCCGCGGTGCCCACCGTCGCCGTGGACGGCTCGCGCACCCCGGCCACCGACATCGTCGCCGTCGACCAGTCGGGGGCCGCCCGGCTGGCCGTCAACCATCTGCTGGACCTCGGCCATGCGACGGTCTGGCATGTGGCGGGACCCGGCGAATGGCTGGACGCGGCTAGCCGCTCCCGGGGCTGGCGGGCGGCCCTCGACGCCGCGGGCGCGAGCGTGCCGCCCGAGCTGGCGGGCGACTGGTCGCCGGACTCCGGCTACAGGGCCGGGCTGATCCTGGGCCGGATCCCCGAGGTCACCGCAGTCTTCGTGGCCAGCGACGAAATGGCGTTCGGGGTGATCCGCGCGCTGCGCGAACTGGGCCGCCGGGTGCCGGAGGACATCTCGGTGGTGGGCGTGGACGACATCGCGCTCGCCGCCTACTGCTCGCCGCCGCTGACCACCGTGGCGCAGCCCTTCGACCGGATGGGCGCACTCGCGGTGGCCCATCTGCTGCGCCATGTGGCGGAGCCGGCCGCCCCGCCCGCGCCGGTGTCGGTCGAGCCGGCCCTCGTCGTACGGTCGAGCACCGCGCCCGTGCGCGGGTCCTGA
- a CDS encoding GlxA family transcriptional regulator translates to MTTRRIVFAVFPGFQMLDLSGPNEVFVQAGRRTAQAGARPAVVVDTVAAAPGPVVSSGGLAVSPTLTTDEVTGPVDTLIAVGGRGVHQACQDAAFVDWFARTAHRARRTASVCSGAFLLGAAGLLDGRRVVTHWSACELLAACYPGAAVDPDPIFVRDGDLWTSAGVTAGMDLALAMVEADDGPEVSRAVARQLVMFVQRPGGQAQFSAQLAAQRPGRQSLRDVLDWVADHLADDLGVPALAARAGMSERHFTRVFRAETGRTPAAYVESARVEGARRLLESTGTTLEAVARACGYGTVETLHRSFKRAVQVTPGEYRRRFAPHAAVR, encoded by the coding sequence ATGACCACCCGACGTATCGTCTTCGCCGTCTTCCCCGGCTTCCAGATGCTCGACCTGTCGGGGCCGAACGAGGTCTTCGTGCAGGCCGGGCGGCGGACGGCGCAGGCGGGGGCGCGGCCGGCGGTCGTCGTGGACACGGTGGCCGCGGCCCCCGGGCCCGTCGTCAGCAGCGGCGGCCTCGCGGTCTCCCCGACCCTGACGACCGACGAGGTCACCGGGCCGGTGGACACCCTCATCGCGGTGGGCGGCAGGGGCGTCCACCAGGCGTGCCAGGACGCCGCCTTCGTGGACTGGTTCGCCCGCACCGCCCACCGGGCGCGCCGCACCGCCTCGGTGTGCAGCGGCGCCTTCCTGCTCGGCGCGGCGGGACTGCTCGACGGGCGGCGCGTGGTCACCCACTGGTCGGCGTGCGAGCTGCTGGCAGCCTGCTATCCCGGGGCCGCCGTCGACCCCGACCCGATCTTCGTCCGCGACGGCGACCTGTGGACCTCCGCGGGCGTCACCGCGGGAATGGACCTCGCCCTCGCCATGGTCGAGGCGGACGACGGCCCCGAGGTGTCCAGGGCCGTCGCCAGGCAACTGGTGATGTTCGTCCAGCGCCCCGGCGGCCAGGCACAGTTCAGCGCCCAGCTGGCCGCCCAGCGCCCCGGGCGGCAGTCGCTCCGCGACGTACTCGACTGGGTCGCCGACCACCTCGCCGACGACCTCGGTGTGCCGGCGCTGGCGGCCAGGGCGGGCATGAGCGAACGCCACTTCACTCGGGTCTTCCGCGCCGAGACCGGCCGCACCCCGGCCGCGTACGTCGAGAGCGCCCGGGTGGAGGGCGCACGGCGGCTGCTGGAATCCACCGGCACCACCCTGGAGGCGGTGGCCCGTGCCTGCGGCTACGGCACCGTCGAGACGCTCCACCGCAGCTTCAAGCGCGCCGTCCAGGTCACCCCGGGCGAATACCGCCGGCGTTTCGCACCGCACGCCGCCGTGCGCTGA